One Gossypium hirsutum isolate 1008001.06 chromosome A08, Gossypium_hirsutum_v2.1, whole genome shotgun sequence genomic window, GCCACGTTTTCGAAACTTCATTCATAGCCTGAACCTTTATTAGTTTATTTATGCACAAGcaaacatattttattcaatcaatCAATTCATGCGAAAAAATTCTAGCTACATATACCAATTTTAAAACCTAAATGTCGACCAATCTATATACTTAAACATTTAATTCGAAATTTGCCCAATTGCTTAAATCGACTAAGTATGAGGTTTTAAGGCTCAAAAGTTTGAATAAATTGTCGAAAGAATTCATCGTAAGATTGAACACATGCAAAAGAGAAAGACATGCAGCAAAAATTAACATATCAATCCAACCCCCCACTTAAtctatgcttgtcctcaagcatgtgTTATATGCAATAAAGTTTAGTAACTCAAACAATAAGCAAAGAGAAAGGTTAAGAATTCTCCCCATGTGTTTCAACTGATGTTGTCGGCATTGGGGAATAATTGTCAGCATTTAGCACTGTGTGCCCACGCTACCATCATTATCTGACTTCTGCAAAACCTGCATTACGttcctgaaaatagaaaattcactagattaaataaaaatttatttatttacaacctaaatattaaactaaaaaaattaaataaatgaaaagaaatttaggTTGCCTCCCAAAAAGCGCTTTTGTTTAACGTCATTAGCTCGACGACCTTAAATGTTATCCTTTGGGTTTATTGAGAATTAATTTTCCCATCTTGTGCACTTGGATGTTCTTGCAGAAAGGTTCCGACCTTTTTCCACTATCCTTGAAGCATTTCTCGGATTCTCCTATCATTTGATCTTCTTCGTTAATCTTTACATTTTCCTCTATTGGAATCCTTGTATGTTCTAGAAACGGTTTGATTTCCAATTTCGAGGCTTTCATCATAGCTTCACGTATTGGTTTTTGGATCATCGATAATTCCTCTTGCTTAACATCGAGATCTACATTTCTGCAAGACACGATTTGTGACTTATCATTGAGATGTCCCATATCttcataaacattaaacttaaCTATTTCATTGTCAAATTCCATGGTGAGTGTTCCACTCCAAACATCAATTCTCGTTCGTGCTGTACTCAAGAATGGTCTCCCAAGAACTATGTCAGACGAATTAGCCAAATTGTCATCCTCCATGTCGATAATGTAAAAATCTGCAGGGAAAACTAATTCGTTAACTTTAACAAGGACATCTTCAAGCAGCCCTTCAGGATAGACGACTGTCCTGTCCGCCAACTGGATTATTACTCCTGTCTCTTTTAAAGGACCCGCGTTAATCAGTttataaatagaataaggcataacattaatggaagCCCCTAAATCGCACATGGCTTTCTTAATGCCTATATTGCCTATCTCACAAGGAATAGCAAACATACATTGGTCCTTGTATTTGGGTGAAACTTTCTTTTGCAGCACTGCGGAGACATTTTCTCCTACATTTACTCTTTCGTTACCTATTAACCTCCTTTTGCTAGTACACAATTCTTTGAGGAATTTTGCATAACGAGGGATCTGTTTGACAACGTCGAGTAAAGGGATATTTACCTCCACCTTCTTGAATGTCTCGAGGATTCCTTTTTCCTCCTTCTCTTTCTTATCCCTTGCAAGCCTCCCTGGAAAAGGAGGTGGCATCACAACTGGTTTTTGAACTTTCGATTTTAGCCTTGCTGTTGGATCCGAGATCTGCTTTTCCCGTTCCTTTTCTTGCCCATGATTTTTGGCTAGAACTGTTTCTAGAACCTTTCCACTACGAAGAGTTATTGCACTGACATTCTGGCGAGGGTTCGGCTCTGTTTGAGAAGGTAGTTTACCTTGAGACTCCATGCGATTAACTACCATCGAGAATTTACTAACTTGATTAGTTAACTCTTGTATTGATGCGTCTGTCCTCTGTTGATATTTTGCAGCATCGGCAGCAAGTCTTTCCACGATAGCTTCTAGAGATGTGCTCGGCTTGTGTTGTGGTAGTGGTTGCAGAGGTTTCAGTTGGTATGGTGGATTATATCGGGGATTAGCTCCATAATTCAGGTTAGGATGATCCTTCTACCCGGGATTGTAGGTGTTGAAGAAAGGATCATAGTGTCTTTGCGGAGGTCCTGAAAAACCTTCGATAGCGTCAACATGTACCGTTGAACTGTCGTTAAGGATTGGGCACAAATCCTTCGGGTGTTCAGACGTAGTACAAATTCCACATAGTGGGGTCAAACTCTTCTTTTCTATAAGCAAAGATTGAACAACATTCATAAGCTTATCCAATTTATCTTCTAAAGTTGAAACGTTTACCCCATTAACCCGTCTTGTCGGTTCCGAATTTGGCCGATATTGTTGAGAATTTGCCGCCATGGTGGATATTAGCTCTCTTGCCCTTTGAGGGGTCATATTGACAAGCGCTCCTCCGCTAGCAGCGTCGATTATCTTCATTTCCATAGGGAGTAAACCCTCGTAGAAATATTGAAGAAGTGATTGTTCGGTTAACCCATGTTGAGGACAACTTGCACACAGTTTTTTGTACCGCTCCCAGTAGTCTTAGAGCGATTCATTCTCCAATTGGCGAATTCCTACTATGTCCCTCCTAAGCTCGGCTGCTCGTGACGCTGGGAAGAACCTGTCAAGAAATACACGAGATAAGTCATCCCATGTTGTGATAGAACCGGGaggtaagtaaaataaccattgttttgctgtatcaactaaagaaaaaggaaaggcccGAAGTTTGATCTCATCTTCAGGTACTCCCTGGGGTTTCATGCTTGAGCAGACCATGTGGAATTCTCTCAAGTGAGTGTGTGGATTTTCGTTCTTCAAGCCTCGAAAAGTGGGCAAAAGGTGAATCAAGCCCGACTTCAATTCAAAAGAGGTTTCTCCGGTTGGATAGTTGATGCATAATGGTGTTTGCTCGTTAAGAGCAGCGGCTAGTTGACGAATGGTTCGGTTTGCCATTCTTTCTAGTTCACAGAGGTTTTTTGTTTCAAAGAGTGGTTCGGTCTCAGGTTCAACCTCTTCGACTTGTTTCCCACGTCGAATTGCCTCTGCACGAATTGCTTCGCTCAACTTTTCAACGTCGGATTCTAGGATTCCTTGTCCTAGCTCTACTCCTGTTTTACTTGCACGTTTAAAAGCTTCTGTCTCTTTTCGTCATGCTCGCGCCGATTTCTCGATCTCTGGGTTGTATTCGAGATCTCCTGATGAAGATCTGGTCATGAAGACGATTTAAACAATTGTAAGTGTtgccagtccccggcaacggcgccaaaacttATGGCTgtcgattccaccaatataaacctacacctAGTTTGCAAATtaaagcagtatagggagtagggtcgatcccacaGAGACTGGAATTACTTAAAATTGTTTGTTTCTTGACCAGATTAATGTctgggcagttgtcgtgcccgCGACGTTTAGGggggaaataaaatatgaaacctgAAATAAACAGAAGAAAAcgtaaaaagtaaaaagtaaaagatgaaataaaaataaaaagatgaaatgaaaataaataacaaaatgatttAAAGGAAAATCAATAAAACTTAGCTCAGCCTTAAGCACGGGTTTTCCCGTCTTTGACCCGTTCCTCGAAATTAGGTGAACTCCTCTTTTtcgataagctagttatagctaccaaggatgcctcggacaccaactcttccttgtgtaaattagttatggaacgtcctataactaacccttaccgatcgaacaacctacgaaacgttcgtgatttagaactccggcagctttacgttctagaagagcctagctcgaaccaatgccctcaaacgttgagacatttaaatccggttactacttcccttgacggaaccaaacagcaatccCCACTTGGCATGCCAATGTGTTCACGGAAGACCAATTAGACAATCtatcctttcggaattccaactgtacgtctagccacactaactcaaacgacgtctttttgaCTTAGTATTGacttgactttgtgagttgacgaagtcatactcttaatccggagaaataataaatatCGAAAGTTGGGAGTTAAAcagctcgggttcgtaactcacgggtatTTTGACGGGGTCAACACCGGCTTAAAGCTGAAAGGGGTTTAGTGTGgcatgaatttaatcatgcttGAAGGTTATGGAAATGAtagaaattatatgaaaaatatagtGGAAATGGATAGGAAAAATATTTGCAAAGAGCATtagacaaattttgtaaaaagaAGACAAAATAATCTAATGCTCAattgaattaagaaaataaaaacaaagtggATAATGTAAAGACAATTGATTAATGGATGATTTCCTAAGAACTAAAACCCCCTATTTATATAGatagggtttactaaaaatagcttaagaaaattaatataaaatctaaaataataataattaaaaataaataaaattaaaataaacttaaaatagaatttcctatttttggcttttacaaagtcaaatttATGACTAGTCCTTGGCTTGCTCCATCTTTTCGCTTTGGCCCATTCCaataattttcttctaatttggcCCCTTTTCAGCTTGCTTTTGATCAATTGAATCCCTGAcaagaattaaatcataaaaacactTAATTAGCAGGATTCAGTTCATCAATAAACCAAATTAAGcataaaaaatatgcaatttGACATGTTTATCAATCCCCAGCCTTGATGGATCAGCGCaacggaggactcgacggtggtcACTCATATTTAAACTGTTTTGAACTCAATTCCGGTatttattacttaattattttctgggttgttttgatgtaatttgggaGTTTATGGACTGTTGAACTTTATTGGATTTTTAAACTGGTTAGGAGGTTTTTAATCAAAATGACGGTTTTAACTCGGCAACTTCGTTTTTAATATCCATTCTATGTGACAATATcaaattcggtcataacgtctaggccgagtttggggtgttacattacataattattaagttcggttaatttggttaattatccgatttcgaaccgaattaaccgataaCTGAAATTCTAAAAAATCATTAACTGACCTTCGACTGAACTAAGTTCGGCCACTGACTGATTAATCAAATTAGATCAGTTTAGTtgattaattcgattttaaccaAAGTTTGAACACCCCTACATATATCAAACATGAATGATATAAATagtctttaaatttttatatgatataaatacatttttatttttatttaaaatgaacatttaataaattatgaataaaattatgttagaactaaaattaataaaaatttaattcgcCTATATGTCAAATTTCTCAAGTCTTATGGATTTGATCTTCGAAATGAGCATACAACTTTTTAAAGAAAGTGGCTCTCTCTTTTTTAATAATGAGATGTTAGAAAATTTACCATATGTGTAATATGGAGACCATAACTCTAATATGTAACTTTTGCACAATAACTTTAATTTATAGTTAGCCAATCATGAATTAAAAACTAGTTACTTAAGTATATACACTTGTCCAACCATACTTTATTTATTAAGTGAAGCCCAATTAACCTTAATTGTATTAGATCTCTTTTAATTTAGACTAAATATCTTTTTATGAtaacaaataataacatttaagtattctcattatatatatatgtgtgatttcTATATTATACAACAATCTCCCATTTGAACCGTGCGCATATACAAATATTTATCACCTTATAATTACATGTTGTAATATAACGTTACGAGCTCAAAACTTTACTATCATAACCAAAAGTTATTCTGAATAATTTCGTTCAtcaattatgttaacatagaatcAAGACGACGATGTAACATATATAGTAACTAAATCCATCCTTAATTACAtgtattaacacaaccaaataaAATAGATCAAAAATAGATGTGTAGTATAGAAATTACATTAAATGTAATTTAAACATGTCTTTTTTCAATTTGTCATCCTTAAACATTAGTGAgtaccaaaattgaaatttaaataaataaaaatatatttttttgaaaaaaaacaaccTTGAAATATTTGTAAAGTGAACTAATAATAAAATgcatctataataaaaaatagtttaaaaattatGAACTCCCACTAAATTTCAATAACCTTACATGACACCCTTTTGAATAGTGTGATTATGAAAGACACTAGTTGGTAGTACCTTTATAAGTGGATTTACAATTATGGAGTTTATACTAATAAGCTTTATAAACACCACTTTAAATTTTTTCTTCAACAACTAAGAACTTAATTTCTATGTGTTTTGATTTTGATGCGTTCTTATTGTTATTAGAGTTATTACAAATTTATAGtcacaaaatattttaattgatatttctATTCTATCAACAATTCATAATCCAATAATAAATTATGCTTTCTTATTCTAACAGAATAAGAGTTAATATACCAGATGATCTCTAGCTTATTAGACCTTATATTTTCATGAAAAGATAAGTAAAACTTAAATATTAAgagaaataatatttatcttaatgataattaaattttatttatttatttttatgataatagtgttctttataataaatattaaaaataatttgatgttAAGATAAATATTCTTTAACTTCATGTTATTTATCTTTATGataaatatgatattatgtttcacttttgaattttaaatttaaactatatttttaaggataaataaaatatatattatttaaattaattttttatgaaacttttaagtttgaataaaatattaaaattaataaatttaaattcagaatttaaaataaaaatattaaaattaaaagtgtGTTATGTGTTTTttcttgaaattaaaataaaaaatagaaagttaaaattaataaattaagttgaCATGAGaccttataatataatatatatatataatttatataatatgaattcaaataatatttacagttttttaattttaaaataattgtagAAATGCAAACTACCAACTTCTTAACATATCAGTTAGGTAGTATTTAATAATTTGTAATTTATGAAATCTGAGTGTCGCAGCCATTTTTCGTTTAACAATAAAGATCAATAAAATCCCATCCAGTATAACAATGGATCCACGTTCTAAATTACTTTTTGAACTTTtagattttcaatattttaaattttctaaaattttctttctatttttatgtttttatttttattttaaatatatattcaatttttttaattccttttttttaaatattcatttttaaatttttatggtttttgaattttttttaaaaatatttaaagatgAAGATATATGACATGTCACTTCTATGTTTGGTCATGCTACTCAGTTGTTTAaaaactaaatattatttttttttaaaaattactaaattcaaTGACTAACCTATATTAAAACTTATTTGAATAAACTTTTCacttttttatgtattatttctAGGGGAAAGAAATCACGATTTGCAATAATATGGTTGATTAAGTTTATATCTACAATTAATCTCCGATAATATGTAAGTTATGGATTTAAGTTTGGACACTAATTTaggtaatttttgttttattatttttttgaaatttggaaTTTTAGTTCGTATTCAAAATGTGatagttaaatttattgattaaattttatcattttttaaattttatgtaataaatataatcaCTTATATAATAATATGTTAGTTTGCTATttctatataatatttacaaaaaaaccatgtccttttaattattaagtttaacACTTTTTTGAGTTAAACTACACTCATAGTCACTTTAAAATAGggtttgttttattttggtcactttaattttttttaatttaatcactctaaataaaataattgtgcGAATTAGTCATTATTGTTAaaatctcttttttcttttaatgaatTGCTGATGTAGCACATTAGCCCATTGAGTGACTGATATGTGACATTTTTTTGTTAACTTTTGACTAAAGTTTAGGTACCTCTCTATAAAGTTTAGAGGAAAAAAAATTGGACTAATTATAGGGAGGTCCCTAAATTTTAGGCAAAAGTTAACAAAAAAATGTCACGTGTCAATCACTCTATGTGTGAATGCGTCATATCAGCAAccgttaaaagaaaataaaaattttagtgataatgactaaatttacataattatcttatttagagtgactaaattaaaatatatatatactaaaataagACGAACCCTATTTGGAATCACCATggctatagttttttttttttaaggaaaaacatTTTCCACGAGCGTCATTAACCAAAAATGATCCATGAAAACGGCGCCGTCTCTATTTGACTAATAAAGACGTTTCAACTCCATTACAAAATCCCTCTTCCAACGGAAACGCCCAACCGTGCGACCTTTTCTGCCCTGAAAACAAAACGGtaggaaaattacaaaaaagggGGGAAAAAGCAAACAAAAATGGATGGCAATTCGTCTTCTCGAAATTCCTCACTTTCAGGTCGGTTTCAAGTCTCCTTAAATGTTCTCATCTGTTTGGTTACccagaaaaaaacaaaaagaaactcaaggaaaatggCAATGGTGAGTACGAGTTCGTGAATGTTTTTTCATGTTcggtttatttttgaaaaatttttgaattttccaTGGCAGGTGCGTTTAAATTTAACGAGAAGCGAATTCCGGCATCGTCTCCGTCGGGTGCACTTTATCACTTTGGTACAAGTGGGATCTCCGTCGCAGTCGCCACCGGACTTACTCATCCCCtaggttcaattttttttatttttaatttatgcttCGCGCCATTGATCACTTAATGattaattctctttttttttctttgatttgttaATGGACCTAGAAAGAAATCTAATGAATTAATCAAATCTGATTTTTTTTGGTGGATTGCGCGGTTGCAGTTAATATTAATGTttagttgaaattttttaaaattgatagaattttttcttaaattatgaAGTGGAATGCCATTAGTGAGAAGTTTCCCATTATTTAGTTTGAATTAGACTAACAATATTGGAtaggatgaaaaaaaataaaacactgtACATGACAGGGAAAAGAATAATGGGCATGTATGAATATGTCAATATATATATAGCACAAATTATTAACACGAGGGAAGTTACATAAATATCcttccgtaattaaaataagttgtaTTATTTGAGtgtactttagtttttttttttttaacaaaaaactaataaaaatatgtatatggggATTTGAACTCACATTGGATTAGTAAAACTTCATTTTGATTGAATCTTTAACTAATTCATTTATCTATGCACGTCATGCAGATGTGCTTAAAGTTAGGCTACAAATGCAGCTTGTAGGTCAGAGGGGTCCTTTGATTGGAATGGTATTTGACCAATGCTTTTAGTCTTACTTCCCTGAAGAAGATTTACTGGTTTATAGGATTAAATTGATTCAAAAATTCGATATTTACATGGATATAAACAGGGACCATTATTTGTTCAAGTAATGAAAAATGAAGGACCAAAGTCTCTATATCTAGGATTGACACCTGCATTGACTAGGTCTCTTCTATATGGAGGTTTACGTTTAGGCTTGTATGAACCATCAAAATATGCCTGTGATAGGGCCTTTGGTTCCAACAATATCTTGTTTAAAATTGCATCTGGAGCATTTTCCGGTGCCATTTCAACTGCCGTCACCAATCCTGTAGAAGTTCTGAAGGTAATGTTACATCATTACATATTCTAATCTTTTAATCTTATTGTGGATCTAAGAAATCGTTTTCTTCCATCAGGTGCGGCTACAGATGAACTCAGATTTGAGACAAAGAGGGCCAATTGCAGAAATGCGCAGGATCGTCTCGAAAGAGGGAATAGGTGCTCTTTGGAAAGGTGTTGGCCCTGCTTCAGTTAGAGCTGCTGCCTTGACTGCTTCACAGCTTGCAACATATGATGAATCCAAGCAGGTAAATATGAAATATGCTgttttttggattgatttgaaaatCCACAAAGTAATTTCCAAAGTTGTTGGATGATTTATATCGTGTTTGATTTATCATGCAGCGGGAGTGCCTGTGGTCATTTTTCTTACACTTTGCCTTTTCCACTTTTAAAGTTGTATAAAATGCTATTAATGCAGATATTGGTGAATTGGACGCCTCTTGAAGAAGGATTTTACCTGCATCTTACGTATGACACTGCCTATGCTtcttttttctcatttctttGCCCTTTCCATTGACGTAATTGAAAGAACATATGATAAGATATACTGCAAAATATTGACTGGACTATATGACTTGTTGAAGTTGATATGTTATCAGCAAATTTTTGGTTTGAGAGCAAAGAGGGGTTTTAAATTGATACTTTGTCAGCTTAATATTTTAGAATGTGACATTATGTTAGTGAAAGTTTTTCTAACACTATTTATTCCTGGACTTTTGCATCAATTGAAGCTCAAGTACAATAGCTGGCTTGGTGAGCACCCTTATTACGGCACCCATTGACATGGTTAAAACCCGTCTTATGTTGCAACGAGAAAGTGTTGTAGGAAGCTATAAAAATGGATTTCACTGTGCATATCAGGTACTGGGTTGGTTTTATTTCTAGTGGCTTTTTATATATTGCCTTCATCATTGTTGCTATAAGAAGTTGTTTTTgtcatttcaagtttttttttctttttgtattctAATTTTCATTTACTTTTATTAGTTTTCTTTGGTGCCATGGACTAGATACATGGTTTTGTGTTCACTAGAACTCATTAAGCATCCAACCTAAAATCAATTGATAATAGGTGGAGGGCTCAACTTGAATATAAGACCACAAGAAATCAATACTTAATAGATGTGAAATAATACTACCTAAGAGTTAAAACTCCGGTCTCATGTAGCTCACCAAGGGCCTATATGTGGGCAACCTCATTGAG contains:
- the LOC107887421 gene encoding uncharacterized protein is translated as MKIIDAASGGALVNMTPQRARELISTMAANSQQYRPNSEPTRRVNGVNVSTLEDKLDKLMNVVQSLLIEKKSLTPLCGICTTSEHPKDLCPILNDSSTKDHPNLNYGANPRYNPPYQLKPLQPLPQHKPSTSLEAIVERLAADAAKYQQRTDASIQELTNQVSKFSMVVNRMESQGKLPSQTEPNPRQNVSAITLRSGKVLETVLAKNHGQEKEREKQISDPTARLKSKVQKPVVMPPPFPGRLARDKKEKEEKGILETFKKVEVNIPLLDVVKQIPRYAKFLKELCTSKRRLIGNERVNVGENVSAVLQKKVSPKYKDQCMFAIPCEIGNIGIKKAMCDLGASINVMPYSIYKLINAGPLKETGVIIQLADRTVVYPEGLLEDVLVKVNELVFPADFYIIDMEDDNLANSSDIVLGRPFLSTARTRIDVWSGTLTMEFDNEIVKFNVYEDMGHLNDKSQIVSCRNVDLDVKQEELSMIQKPIREAMMKASKLEIKPFLEHTRIPIEENVKINEEDQMIGESEKCFKDSGKRSEPFCKNIQVHKMGKLILNKPKG
- the LOC107949885 gene encoding mitochondrial substrate carrier family protein ucpB isoform X1, coding for MDGNSSSRNSSLSGAFKFNEKRIPASSPSGALYHFGTSGISVAVATGLTHPLDVLKVRLQMQLVGQRGPLIGMGPLFVQVMKNEGPKSLYLGLTPALTRSLLYGGLRLGLYEPSKYACDRAFGSNNILFKIASGAFSGAISTAVTNPVEVLKVRLQMNSDLRQRGPIAEMRRIVSKEGIGALWKGVGPASVRAAALTASQLATYDESKQILVNWTPLEEGFYLHLTSSTIAGLVSTLITAPIDMVKTRLMLQRESVVGSYKNGFHCAYQVLRTEGPRGLYKGGFAIFARLGPQTTITFILCEKLRKLAGLNAI
- the LOC107949885 gene encoding mitochondrial substrate carrier family protein ucpB isoform X2 gives rise to the protein MDGNSSSRNSSLSGAFKFNEKRIPASSPSGALYHFGTSGISVAVATGLTHPLDVLKVRLQMQLVGQRGPLIGMGPLFVQVMKNEGPKSLYLGLTPALTRSLLYGGLRLGLYEPSKYACDRAFGSNNILFKIASGAFSGAISTAVTNPVEVLKVRLQMNSDLRQRGPIAEMRRIVSKEGIGALWKGVGPASVRAAALTASQLATYDESKQILVNWTPLEEGFYLHLTSSTIAGLVSTLITAPIDMVKTRLMLQRESVVGSYKNGFHCAYQV
- the LOC107949885 gene encoding mitochondrial substrate carrier family protein ucpB isoform X3; protein product: MQLVGQRGPLIGMGPLFVQVMKNEGPKSLYLGLTPALTRSLLYGGLRLGLYEPSKYACDRAFGSNNILFKIASGAFSGAISTAVTNPVEVLKVRLQMNSDLRQRGPIAEMRRIVSKEGIGALWKGVGPASVRAAALTASQLATYDESKQILVNWTPLEEGFYLHLTSSTIAGLVSTLITAPIDMVKTRLMLQRESVVGSYKNGFHCAYQVLRTEGPRGLYKGGFAIFARLGPQTTITFILCEKLRKLAGLNAI